Genomic segment of Oncorhynchus nerka isolate Pitt River linkage group LG10, Oner_Uvic_2.0, whole genome shotgun sequence:
taaaaatggtatccgcaagttcatctgactctgaggAAGTACTGTAGATAAaaaggcctcattgccaaaataaAGTATCTCTTTaacaaaatgaaaaataaatatttaGGCCTACTTCATCCGGTGTCCAGAAAAATGGATTTGCGCAACATGCAAATATGTAACCATACTTTATCAATCATATATCAACAATGAGGCTATTTAGGCCTGTATAGCATTTGGGAAGTGATCAAGAGCTATTATTTAAATTCATCCCAGGATTCAACTAAAAATAGACAATCTCGACAATTACTATAATAATCTGCACAGAATCTCAAAcggcattgatcacttgcaccatgtactttAATGTAATCAACTGGAATTcaggtcatttggttgtgctattaAATGAAGCacaatgataacacattaagtTGTTTGATAAATAAACAATTTTAGCTTTGTTGTGCTTTTAAATTGTTAAAAAGGAAGGTGacaaataaactaaactaaataaatttggttgtgcttttagatgggaATTCAAACTTTTGGCtgtctttttcaaaatggtttgaAAGCTCATTGATCCACATATCTAGCAAATACCAAATTCTCCATGTTGAAATGACAAAGTGGGCCCAGTGGGATGTGATCCCAAGTGCCTGGACAACATGGCAACAGATGTTGTTCATGTGACATGTTAAgatcagtgtgtggatagagtccgaGGGTGGTCCGAGGGTGtgttttgggggaggggggggaatgGATGAAATGGGGTTGCTGGGAAACAAAATTCCAGAAACGTTCCCCAAATTCCCAGCTTTTTCAGCAAACCCAATTGGAAGATTACCGGGAACAGTTGGAGGATTTCCtccctgcttattccctcctgattccagaAATATTCCAACAGGAATTTATGGAAAACCAGGTAATTTTGGGAAAGAATTTTACACCCCTAGTCAGAGGTCAGCTGTGTGGTGAGGTCAGAGGGTctggtgggtgtgggtgtgggtgcggGGGCAGTGGGGGTCGTTGAAGTGGTACGGCTCATGGCGGTGCTGGGGGTGGTTGCAAAGGGAGGGGTGTTCGATGCCCTCTGTAGCCAGCTCCTCCTGCTTGTGAAGGCCTTCCAGCTTGACCAACAGCTCGCCGATGAAGGTCTGGCAGGGAGGGACACACAGTAGCATCATATAGCTAATGTTTTGTATTTTTCCCCTTCACATTAGATACTACATAGACAGAAATAAGAGGGGAGACTGAAAATGGAGGACTCTGAAGCCTCAACCCCAGTCGCTCTAGGTTTGGTCTCTAGAACACCTGGATTTAAGCCCAGTCCTAGACTAAAATGCATGTTCATTGGGACATTTTGGCTTAATCCGTGTCTAGAAAACCAGCACTTAGTGTTCTTCAATCTTTTGTGATATTGATTTGAAACCAACATGTgtccaacgtgtgtgtgtgtgtgtgtctcagtggaggctggtgggaggagttataggaggataTGCTCATTGTAAATGGCATAAAGGAACAGAGTCAatcatgtggtttccatatgtttgatgtgtttaatACCATTCCCTCTATTCCATTCCaggcattacaatgagcccgtcctcctatagctcctcccaccagcctcctcgtgtgtgtgtgtgtgtgttcttagtcAAAAGAGGTCCTGTAGCAGGGAacacagggaaagagaagagaaaggagagggaggagagaagagcgagagaaggCCAGGACAGACGGCCATTGTAGGGCATGTGGCGTGACAATGGAAGGTGTCAGACACCGCTGCCTCCTATTGGAGgccaatacagtgtgtgtgtgtgtgtgtgtgtgtacagacactaaataaaaatgtatgacTTAATATGCATCATTCTTCCATATCATTATAAATGATGGTAAAACATACCTCAGTGTTGTTGCTGCATGTCTGAAGGATCTCCTGATGATGAACAGAGTTTAGAGAAGAGAAATCATTGTATCAAAATGTTAAATTCTGTGGCAAAGTCAGGTTGGTCTGAGTACATGTTCAGAACAACTTTGGGTGGGCGGGGCCTACCTGTAACTTTTTCACTCGCTCCTCATTGCTAGGTAGATCTATCAGGTCATCAATGTTTACCTCGTCTGGCATGTCTTCCTCCTGcaaaacacaaacacattaaaaacacacacgtatactgtatattattagagtGGAAAAGCTTGTGCAAATCTCAATACATGACATATGCAAAAGTTTGAGTTATGTCTGTATATATTAAGTTGAGCTTTGAGTCCTACTACATGTCATTTCCAAATGGAACAGTTGACAGGATTCATTCAGAGGGCTTATGGTTGGATAATAACAACACTGGCCATGTATCCAACTGGATCAGTTGCCTGGCATGTGAGAACCGAGCTACAGACCAATAGaagatcagtctcctctctctgtcccctgaagAATCACACTGCCTGCCTGGCACACATTCAACTTCTGGGGGGTTGGATTTTGAAGACAGTTCCTAAAATGATCGGACTGGTTCCCCTGTTGTTGGTGACGGTTATTGATCTACTGATCAAATGCTCAGCTGATATCTGGCACAGGCCACCATGGTGCATTTGTCGCCCTATAGGGGTGAGTCTCCTGCTgtacactggcacacacacacagtattgttACAAAGGGTGTATCCaaaattccctacatagtgcactatttttgaccatagggctctggtcaaaagtagtgcactacatacagactagggtgtcatttcagatgCCGACAAGAACTGGAAGCAGTATGTGTTCCCAAACTTCCCAGGAGAGCAGAACATCTAGCTAGTGATGTCACATAGCCAGCTGCAGTATGTTTACCCCCCTCAGGGAGTATTAACCCCATCACCCATTAGCCCCACCCTGGGCCCTGGAGTACTCTCCCTTCTCTGCACATCTTCCTTCCTGTTTCTCATCCTTCATTCTTGTTCCATTCCCTTTTTCCAAGTGGCCATGTAAGGCAGTGAGTTAGCATTCCCCAGCCACCATGTCTCTGCAGTGGCTGAAGACTTAGGCTACATCCGGAATGGCACGTTATTCCCTAGTGCACTTACccatagagccctggtcaaaagcagtgcactatatagggaatagggtgccattttcagATGGAGCCTAAGTCCACCAGTGCACCTCTAACCTTCTCCAGTCCTTTAATGGACACTGTGCACTGTCATAACATCCATATTGTATACATCTTTTATATAAATCTCATAGCACACGGAAGTCTGTTTAGCCCTGTTAAGGAGGACTACGCAAAAGAGTTGGTTTAGAAATGCCTCTGTAATTTCGACAGAGTGCAAGTTATTGTGTTGATATACACTACAGTATTTATTCTACATTGTGTCTCACAGGAGTGTTCCTCTGTAATGTTAAGATCCATGTATCATGTACAGTGTCTTAACAGGCCTTTTCTACATGAATATCCAACTCAAAGCTTAAGCCTCTTTTTTTTTCTTAAAGTTAAGCCTTTTCCCCAATTCTATTGATTCGGGCAAAGGTGAAAGAGCAAAGTTCTCATTCTTAAAGGAAGGGAAACTTTCAGATAGTATTGCCTGATTAAAAAGTTAAGAACTTGCCATATACCTAAAATCTCTTTACTATCTGAAACCTACTGCCTGAGCACATGCACAACACTTTAGCCTTGTTTACACTTTGCGCTAACATGCAAGTTTTATGATCTGATCGATATGATCTAATTAGTATCTGATCAAGGTATGTCACATCTACCCATTGTATTAAAAAGTCTCTCTTACCCATCCACATTGTGACCGGATAAGCTAGTGTCTCCCTGTATGAAATTTATTTAACAGATATTATTTCACAATAATATGAATGTATTTATTTTAGGACAATTACTGATGCCATAATTTAATGGTGCTACCTGAGGCCGTTATGAGTATGAGTAAATGGTTTGACCATCCAGATCTGTTTGATATCCAGATAGTGTGCCTGAGTACCTCCGGATGTTTTCAGGAAGATCTaaaaatactaataataataattcattatTAAAAACGTTTATACCGCATTTCATTAGACATAATCTCAAAGCACTTGTTAAGCAAAACTAAAAGTAATTTAAATATAAATTGACCCTACAACAATAGATAGATCAGCTAGATCAAGTATGTTTGAGTGCTTCTTGAAGCATAATCCGATCAGTGTATTTTAATTGTCTAGACCGTTTAATAAAAGTGTGGGCACAATCGGAATGCGGAAAAGTACAGGACACAGGTATAAACGGGGCTTTTGTGTGGCCCTTGTAATGGTCCAAGAGGGTACGACGGCACTTACCTTGCCCAAGTACAGCTCGTTCAAACAGTCGTCTATCCATTTCTCCACGTCTAGTCGCCTCTGTAGCTCTTTTCTGTTGTATTTCACAGTAACTCGAGCTTGTCTCTTCTGAAGGTTGCCTCCGTGTTCCGGATACGTTCCCAAATCTGACGAGTGGACTTCATCTGCGTGCGTCCTTCCGAACCTGTTGGCTGCCATATCTGGTCTGACTGGTTCCCAAGCTAAATGGAGTCCGAGTCCCTATGTCAATCCCAGCTCGCTCAGAGCGCCctccgttgtcacgtgttgctgacTAAACTCTGAGGGTGACTTCCAGAGATTGTGACTTCCCACCCAACACATGacaatctgtgattgtctgtaaaCAATCCAATGACCTAAagtattgtaacgaccctggcGCGGAAATCGACTCGTGCCGCACAAGCATGCTTTttcggcacagtcgatagcgcgccggacctcgggctcgaaggttcgagacctgctccctgctgtttcattacattggttTCAGAAGTGATCGGACCTTGCATCCACGACAGTGCGTGTGCTTAGCCGGTGAGCGCGTTCCTGTAAAACGTAGAGTATCAAGCTAGCGCGAGGACGCTCTTTGGAGGGagtagtgtaacgaccctgggtttttTGCGGCACAGTTGTTAGCGCGCCGGGgctcgaaggtcgagggttcgagacctgctccctgctgtttcattacagtatgtTGGAcatcattgaacatctcattccaaaatcatgggcattaatatggagttggtccccccctttgctgctatcacagcctccactcttctgggaaggctttccacttttatttatttttttattttttatatttaatttttatttttttacatttattttattaacaacaaatcaatacataaagcacatgagggaacacaagcatacatagattacaaacaatggacaatcgagctagggggtacaatatcacattacaattacacaaggaccttaagggacatgcatatacttacaattctaacagctttttgttagtagagcatttaaccgtcttaaaatacagttcaatttctttttgtagggtacgaaaatgtggttgtctgtttgtaaatttacatttgtgtatatgaaatttggccaaaagaataatgaaattaattacataaaaatgattccgcttatttctattgtatgtaaagaatccaaacagtacatctctccacaatagtgtaaattcttcataaatgtgttcaattataaacctactgatgtcttgccacagttttcttacatgcatacaatgccaaaaaagatgcacaactgtttctgggtggtcattacaaaaggaacaatttgagttgatgttttccttaaacttcttcatatagtggttggcaggataatatttattaataattttaaaggaaacttccttaattttgttaacaagtaggtatgtttgtggcaacatccaaacttttttccaacagatattatcaataaatccattccaataaggcatgacataaggtatagatacaacatcctgctgaaacaaggatcgtatcgctctgttgttgaatggaccaaaagagaaacaaatctttcctactgatgagtcaacagggtcaatagaaggtaggctctgagggtcaggtcttgacatgttcctgaataacatagcaacacctgagggaatggcatctaaaacaattgcaaaatctttaggtgttacagggaccttgtaaagtgataagaattctttataactgagtaaaagaccctctgcatttaccagttggctcaccaataggatattatttctgaaccaatattctaaaaacagagaggtatttttatacaatatatcccgattattccatatataatatctgtgtggagaaaaattgtgtttataaattaaggaccatgacaagaaaacctgccgatgaaaagcagaaagtttcactggaactttgtcaatattataattgcaaaacaacatgaagttaaggccaccaaaagtagagaagacatgatgaggaataaaattccagatagatgtgggtcttcttaggaattgttttatccaattgatcttgaaagtattatttaaagtagtaaaatccagaaaattcagtccaccattctcataagtgttcattacaacagttttcctaatgtaatgggtacggtttctccaaagaaagttgaaaagcatctggtctatctccttgcttattttacggtcaagatataaagatagagcaccatatgttagtctagagataccttcagccttggttattaggactctaccttttaaagataagtccctctgtagccattgatttagtttcTTCTGGGTTTTTTTTAACAAGAGGGTTAAAatttagtaagcctctagacttctgatcctttgtaatggttatgcctaaatatgtaacttcttcttttactggaataccataatatgaaggtgtcacacaatctttgacagccatgagttcacatttcttaatgttaagatatagaccagacgctttggaaaaggattgtatcacattgatcgatatgggaatttggttagcgtctttcagaaaaagtgaagtatcgtcagccagctggcttataataatttctttaccagctatggaaataccttgtacaggactattatttaaagaatttgcaagaagttgagtgattaataaaaacaggtacggagagataggacaaccttgcctaattcctctctttaactcaaatctaggtgaggtgccatatttcaatttgatagagctgttaccatttgcatagagtgtcttaatagccttacagaaaaaatccccaaagccaagtctctcgagggagtggaagagaaactgatgctctactgtgtcaaatgctttataaaaatctaaaaataatatgaagctatcctcagttattaggtctgagtagtcaagtacgtctaatactagtctgacattgttagaaatatgtctgttcctcatgaagccagactgtgtttcatcaatgattgcatccagAACTTCTTTAATTCTTTTTGCAAGTAGTGAGGCTAAtatcttatagtcattattaagaagacaaattggacgccagttatcgatgagcagcacttcttttttaggcttaggtatcagtgttattaacccctgactcattgtaggagggagaacattgtttttaatactctctaaaaagacttcaaataggaagggagctacttgttcagaaaataatttgtaaaattctgatgtaattccatcaacacctggtgatttattgttctttagatgtttgatagactctataatctcttcaactttgatgggttcatcacactgtttagattctatatcactgatagagtgaacattattcagtgagttaaaaaacacatctgtggattcctgacagtacgtagagctatacaattttctgtaaaaaTTGCTGCAGTATTTAGCGATTAATTTTTGGtcatctgtaataacaccatcaatgtttaacttatggatagtgttatttttagagtgaaatttctcaagtctaaagaaataggatgaattctgttctccctcctcaatccattttttcctagatctaataaaggctccttctgcttttaatttatatatattatccagtttattttgtaactcaattagttccatcttctcctccccaaGAGGTCGgctggggacctctgagaaagggaagttatcttaatgatcaccttttcctcctcagctcttctggtcttagcaagattactaccatattttctaagatatttggacacctcaaatttaaagagctcccagttcttgcaataagatttttcttcacaggccctttcccaaaagtgtgagagcagatctttaacctcaaatgtaactatatcattatttaataatgagctatttagcttccagtaggatgctctaccaaggttcgtatcaggggtaaatattttgatatcaatgtaaatagccttatggtctgtgaggggagtagtacaaatatttgtagtaacacaCTCACTATCAATACATTTGGATATAAGCCAAAAATCTATTCTGGATTGTCTGGAGCCTGTTTTGTTACTCCAAGTGAATGATCTTTCGGCCGGAAACCTCACTCTCCATATATCAGTAAGATCAAACTTTTCCATAAAAAGTATTAAACCCAAATTCTGATTGGTTGACCTACCTGGGGGCCATCTATCAGTTGAATTATCTATTGTAATGTTAAAGTCCCCTCCTATCAATAATAACGAATTGGGAAATTTAGATAACCAATGAagtatatgtttctctatagattcaagcaactcatcattctcatgtttggtgttgtacccgtagaagtttacagtaatgagtgTAATGTCATTGTAACTGATCACAAGACAAATAAAGTGACCAAAGGGATCACATTCcaagtgtagaatattaccaccaaagGTATTTTTCATTGTAGTGACACCAGCAGAGCGTTCAGATCCATGGGAAAGCCAAATATCGTTGCCCCACTGTGACCTCCAGAAGTTGGCATCAGCAGAAATTGAGTGAGACTCTTGAAAAAAGCAAAAATCTGTTCGAAATTGTTTAGCAAATAAAAATAAGGCCTTGCGCTTCACACTGTTTCGTAACCCCCTAGCATTAAGAGATAatatagacaaagacaaaacaacaaagatgatataaaagtataaactgtagtaggatgagtcaaAGACGTAGGAGCAGTGAACGTAAACGATAAGGAACCGAGATCTGCACCATTTAAGTCAATTTAAAGTGAAAATAGCTTATTCCATAACCTTTGAAATTCAACTCAACTGGAAATTATGTTCAAGACCAAACCAAGGGTTCTTGTAGTAAGAGAGACTAAAAACCCTCTTTAGTGTAATCAGGAACTATTTTgagaaataaaacaaataatcATTTAAATAAAAGGGTACCTACTATTTTAAGTACATATGAAAACTGATCataaaataattgaataacaaaatgttttacatataaaCGTTCCTAAGACCTTCTTTGGAAGTAAGTATTCATAACTAAATAGAACAATAACCGTGTATAGTCAGAGCAGACCTGTATGCCATTTAAAACAGTATcttagttactgtatatataaaaaacataAATTCAGCTTTCAATCTTCTTCGTAAGTTTATAAACAAAATAGGTCTTCTGGTCATACAAGAACAAACTAATGAATTGAAATACCTGAGTATTCCTTTAAAATAGTCACCTGATGCTTGATAGGTAAACCACATAAGGAAAATGAGAATACCATGGCTGAAACCATCAACCTGTTCCTTCTGGTGAGATTTTAGGGAGGAATATGGATTTCTGAACCGTTGATGAAACCTCGTCCTCCGACGAAGTAAGCAGCCTTCCCCTCCCTTCGTGCTATCTTGATCGTTGGCCACAACTTGTTCCTTCTTTCTATGTCTTCCGGGCTGAGATGCTCGGCGAAACGCATACCATGGCTCTGAAGGAAGGCGTTCTTCCTAGCAGCtttccagacagcatccctgtagaatctgGTAGTGAATAGGATGATGATACCCCTGGGTCTTGAATCGCTTTGCTGTTGCTTCTTGCCGAGGCGATGTACAACGTCGATGGTATCACCAACTTTGTTCTTCTCTGCAGGCAAAACTTCTTGGCAGATACGGATAGCCTCTCCTCGcacatcttcattctccacctctggcaagccgtagagtctcaggttccatttTCTTGTGTATTGTTCCAGATTAGTGAGACGTCTATGGTAGACATTGTTATTCTTTTCCACCCTTTCCACATGTTTTTCAACTTTTGTCACTCTCGTTTTCACATCATTAATTTCACCACATGCAAACTCCACAGTCTTTTTCAAGCCTTCGATAACCATGGTGTTCGCGCCTACCATTTTCTCAATGGCGTCACACCTGGAGTTGATGAGTAAGGACAGGGTAGCCACGATGTCAGAGTTCATGTTGGGTTTTTTGGAGGGTGGAGGTTTGCACGGAGTAACCGGTAAAGAGGGGAATTCGTCATCTTCAGCATTCGAAAGCATGATATTATCCATAGGCCAAGTGTAGTTATGGCAGTTGTCTATAAGCACGTTTCTCTCTTGTTGATTAGCAATAGAACGGCTAActttttcctttctttttttgtcACGACTTTGCATGGACATGCTGAAATAAATTATCCAAttatcattccagtcacaggaaaGGTCTTATATCttgaacaaataaaaataataatgactaaatttttttttttttttacaattttcacAATCTTTCTGAAGTTTGGTAAGGAGCTCGGTAAAAAAAGCGTCTGTTCAAGCAGCCATCTTGGCCAATCCACCGAAGGCTTTCCACTTATGGAACACCGTTTGGGcctttgcgtgtcaaaaagatacacgtcaaataagcTTCTttaccaatcaggacctgaatatgacccCACGTCACACAATCATTTAACACGTTCATTAATTTTGTACGTAGTTGTTACACATTGAATGCAGTTTCACtcatatttcatatgtcacaacgattcaccGATATGTATGTTATGAGTTATCGATTTTTGTCACTGATGATcaaatttttttaaatatatatttttgattaATGATCACATTTGGATAAAGGTCGTTTGGACTCCGCCCAAGTCTCAGGTACTGATGAAAGACGTTCACTCAACTTCTGTTCTTCCGAGGtaaaattagctagctagttaacaatGACAGCCCAATTTCTCGAAAATTGTCAATCTACCATCTCTGATTGCACCAGACTGCCGCTCACGGACAGAAGAGATTGACTTCAACCATCAATAGCCAGGTAACGTTaacttaatgttagctagctattgtTAGAGTTgcgtcaattcgaatctggtatcaggataaatatgacaatgagtcaccgattgtatactatgtattttttattagctaagcaa
This window contains:
- the ppp1r14aa gene encoding protein phosphatase 1, regulatory (inhibitor) subunit 14Aa, yielding MAANRFGRTHADEVHSSDLGTYPEHGGNLQKRQARVTVKYNRKELQRRLDVEKWIDDCLNELYLGKEEDMPDEVNIDDLIDLPSNEERVKKLQEILQTCSNNTETFIGELLVKLEGLHKQEELATEGIEHPSLCNHPQHRHEPYHFNDPHCPRTHTHTHQTL